One Mucilaginibacter ginkgonis genomic region harbors:
- a CDS encoding RNA polymerase sigma factor — MTKIEFNTMVLRQASSLRSYALHFTHDADDANDLVQDTMLKAITYYNKFKEGTNLKGWLYTIMKNTFINNYRRFVKMSTFVTKSEEISSANLVFSSTKNQGEAKFVMDDIRRALDKLPEDYYVPFTMYFEGHKYHEIADHLTIPIGTVKTRIHVARKLLKKNLKAYDNGVKKPIYAEEE; from the coding sequence ATGACTAAAATTGAGTTTAACACCATGGTGCTTCGTCAGGCAAGTTCATTGCGTTCCTACGCTTTACACTTTACACATGACGCTGATGACGCGAATGACCTTGTGCAAGACACGATGTTAAAAGCGATAACTTATTATAACAAGTTTAAAGAAGGTACTAATCTTAAAGGATGGTTGTATACCATCATGAAAAACACTTTTATAAACAACTACCGTCGTTTTGTAAAGATGAGCACCTTTGTAACTAAGTCAGAAGAGATCTCTTCTGCTAACCTGGTATTCAGTTCAACAAAAAATCAAGGTGAAGCAAAATTTGTGATGGATGATATCCGTCGCGCTTTGGATAAATTACCTGAAGATTATTATGTCCCCTTTACCATGTATTTTGAAGGTCATAAATACCACGAGATTGCAGATCATCTAACAATCCCGATCGGCACAGTTAAAACGCGCATTCACGTAGCACGTAAACTGCTTAAAAAGAATCTTAAAGCGTATGATAACGGTGTTAAAAAACCTATCTACGCCGAAGAAGAATAA
- a CDS encoding tetratricopeptide repeat protein, with the protein MKRVLLLMIFCYAGAYHCFAQTGELQLAQQYTYNNAFQKAFDIYQKLYKLDNESYFSFYVNSLISLKRFDEAESVSKKLMRKHPADFQYAITLGRVYREQGKTDKADEVYSDLLNNLPADQNVITGLATQFYQAESADYAIRIFVQGRKLLHNEHLFSHELLSLYRFKNDKVNIIAEYMNFLPGNPDYVLQAESVLAPILDGEKDYDLLRTELLRHIQKQPEVTAFADLLTWQYMQQKQYDHALNQALALSRRRDDKGAGIYDLCHSLVSNGAYDEAIRGYTFIIEKSTRDDPFYIPAKIELIDVKNMKLNAGKLSQADITALEQDYLSLLSEFGKTANTALAIQRLANLQAFKLHKYTPARQLLLEAIDIPNLRPALLAQLKLTLGDIYLLEDQPWESTLIYSQVEKANQGLPVSQDAAYRNAKLAYYTGDFKWAKGQLDILKAATSQLIANDALNLSLLITDNITFDTTGNALKMYARADLEIFKQRSDRALLTLDSIDKKYPGNTFAGDILMAKARIHLDEKDFEKAITELKTVEKDYSKGIWADDAVFMLGNVYENNLNDKALAKIYYQKIITDYPGSLWINEARARFRLLRGDKPDNPS; encoded by the coding sequence ATTGCTGATGATTTTTTGCTACGCTGGGGCTTACCACTGTTTTGCACAAACAGGCGAGTTGCAATTAGCACAGCAGTATACTTACAATAACGCGTTTCAAAAAGCATTTGATATTTACCAAAAGCTTTATAAGCTGGACAACGAATCATACTTCAGCTTTTATGTAAACAGTCTTATAAGTCTAAAAAGATTTGATGAGGCGGAGAGCGTGAGTAAGAAATTGATGCGCAAGCATCCGGCCGACTTTCAATATGCAATAACGCTTGGCCGTGTCTACCGTGAACAAGGCAAAACTGACAAAGCTGATGAGGTTTATAGTGATCTTTTAAATAACCTTCCTGCAGATCAGAATGTTATTACCGGATTGGCAACGCAATTTTATCAGGCTGAAAGTGCAGACTATGCCATTCGCATTTTTGTTCAGGGCCGCAAACTGTTGCACAACGAACATTTATTCAGTCATGAGTTGCTTAGCCTTTATCGCTTTAAGAACGACAAGGTAAATATCATTGCTGAGTACATGAATTTTCTGCCCGGCAATCCGGACTATGTGTTGCAGGCCGAAAGCGTACTTGCACCGATATTGGATGGCGAAAAAGACTATGATTTGTTACGTACAGAGTTGCTTCGACATATTCAAAAACAACCCGAGGTGACCGCCTTTGCAGATCTGCTGACGTGGCAGTACATGCAGCAAAAACAATATGACCATGCACTGAACCAGGCACTTGCTTTAAGCCGTCGCCGCGACGATAAAGGTGCTGGCATTTATGACCTTTGCCACAGCTTGGTAAGTAATGGCGCTTATGACGAAGCTATTCGCGGTTATACATTCATTATTGAAAAAAGCACACGCGACGACCCCTTCTATATTCCGGCTAAAATTGAGTTGATAGATGTAAAGAACATGAAACTTAATGCGGGTAAGTTGTCGCAGGCAGATATCACTGCACTTGAGCAGGACTATTTATCTTTACTGAGTGAGTTCGGCAAAACAGCAAATACTGCGTTGGCTATACAAAGATTGGCAAACCTGCAGGCATTTAAATTACACAAATATACCCCGGCAAGGCAATTATTGTTAGAGGCTATCGACATCCCTAATTTGAGGCCTGCGTTGTTGGCCCAACTTAAACTCACACTGGGCGATATCTATTTGCTGGAAGATCAGCCTTGGGAGTCTACTTTGATTTACAGTCAGGTTGAAAAAGCAAATCAAGGTTTGCCGGTATCACAGGATGCTGCTTACCGTAACGCGAAACTTGCTTACTACACCGGCGATTTCAAATGGGCTAAAGGGCAGTTAGATATTTTAAAGGCGGCAACTTCGCAATTGATCGCTAATGACGCATTGAACTTATCATTGCTAATTACCGACAACATTACGTTTGACACCACAGGTAATGCGCTTAAAATGTACGCACGGGCAGATCTGGAGATTTTTAAACAACGAAGCGACAGAGCACTGTTAACGCTGGATAGCATAGACAAAAAATACCCCGGCAATACCTTTGCCGGAGATATCCTGATGGCCAAGGCGCGCATACACCTTGATGAGAAAGATTTTGAGAAAGCTATTACCGAGTTAAAGACGGTAGAGAAAGATTACAGTAAGGGTATTTGGGCCGATGATGCTGTTTTTATGCTTGGCAATGTTTACGAAAACAACCTCAACGATAAGGCGTTAGCTAAAATATACTACCAGAAAATTATAACAGATTACCCGGGTAGCTTATGGATAAATGAAGCCCGTGCACGATTTAGATTATTGCGCGGCGACAAGCCTGACAATCCGTCGTAA
- the rfbC gene encoding dTDP-4-dehydrorhamnose 3,5-epimerase, with translation MTVTTTPIEGLLIIEPRVFPDDRGYFFESYNKKKFEEHGIYADFVQDNQSLSQKGALRGMHAQAPPFAQGKLVRVIQGAVLDVVVDIRKASATYGQHFTIELSGENKKQFWVPAGFLHGFHTLQDNTIFAYKVTNYYDKESEIGIIWNDPLMGIGWGVSEKDILLSSKDELLMSFKDLVTPF, from the coding sequence ATGACGGTTACAACCACTCCTATTGAAGGTTTACTGATTATAGAGCCGCGTGTTTTCCCTGACGACCGTGGTTACTTTTTTGAAAGCTATAATAAGAAAAAGTTTGAGGAGCATGGCATATACGCAGATTTTGTACAAGACAATCAATCGCTATCACAAAAAGGAGCATTACGTGGGATGCATGCACAAGCGCCACCATTTGCACAAGGCAAACTGGTACGTGTAATTCAAGGTGCCGTATTGGACGTAGTGGTAGATATCCGCAAGGCCTCAGCAACTTATGGTCAGCACTTTACTATCGAGTTATCAGGAGAAAATAAAAAACAGTTTTGGGTGCCTGCCGGCTTTTTGCATGGTTTCCATACCCTGCAAGACAATACCATATTTGCTTATAAGGTAACCAACTATTATGATAAGGAGTCAGAAATAGGCATAATTTGGAACGACCCGCTTATGGGCATTGGCTGGGGCGTAAGTGAAAAAGATATCTTGCTATCTTCAAAAGATGAACTCTTAATGTCTTTTAAAGATCTGGTTACCCCGTTTTAA
- a CDS encoding DUF4286 family protein, giving the protein MIVYNETYLIDEDIHEQWLQWIKANHVPAVLNTGTFSDSKILKVLNSPNEGITYCVQFYTEDPAKYEDFMLYHLNPLSIAHNQAFENRFVVFNTLMQQLD; this is encoded by the coding sequence ATGATCGTATACAACGAAACCTACTTAATAGACGAAGACATACACGAACAGTGGCTGCAATGGATAAAGGCAAACCATGTTCCTGCAGTACTTAACACCGGGACGTTTTCAGATTCGAAGATCTTGAAGGTGCTAAATTCGCCAAATGAGGGAATTACGTACTGCGTACAATTTTATACAGAGGATCCTGCAAAGTATGAAGATTTCATGCTATACCATCTAAATCCGCTTTCTATAGCTCACAACCAGGCATTTGAAAACCGCTTTGTTGTATTTAATACATTAATGCAGCAATTAGACTAA
- the murB gene encoding UDP-N-acetylmuramate dehydrogenase, translating into MLQIEENVSLKNFNSFGLAVSARYFTEINHPEDLTELFSDPKWVEAERLILGGGSNMLFLKDFDGLVVKMNIRGIEHRINHDDVIVEAGAGEVWNDLVNYCVNHEFAGMENLSLIPGSVGASPIQNIGAYGVELKDVFYSCTAFHISTKTFKTFTKEECEFGYRESIFKSHFKGQYIITSVKFILHKQAKFVLHYGAIEQELQNNGISHPSLKDVSQTVSRIRVSKLPDPSTIGNAGSFFKNPVVSASDFDKLIAQYPAVVNFPAPNGIKLAAGWLIEQCGWKGKTVGETGTWKNQALVLVNHGGATGQDIYALSSQIIDTVYTKFGVLLEREVNIID; encoded by the coding sequence ATGCTGCAAATAGAAGAGAACGTATCGCTTAAAAATTTCAACAGCTTTGGCTTAGCAGTATCAGCGCGTTATTTTACGGAGATAAATCACCCTGAAGATTTAACGGAACTCTTTAGCGATCCAAAATGGGTTGAAGCCGAAAGATTGATCTTAGGCGGCGGCAGCAATATGTTGTTTCTTAAAGACTTTGATGGATTGGTCGTGAAAATGAATATTCGTGGCATTGAGCACCGAATTAATCACGATGACGTTATTGTAGAGGCTGGTGCCGGCGAGGTGTGGAATGACTTGGTAAACTATTGTGTGAATCACGAGTTTGCCGGCATGGAAAATTTAAGTCTTATACCTGGGTCGGTAGGCGCCTCACCTATTCAAAATATCGGTGCCTACGGAGTTGAACTGAAAGATGTTTTCTACTCATGCACAGCTTTTCATATATCAACTAAAACCTTTAAGACCTTTACCAAAGAAGAATGTGAGTTTGGATACCGTGAAAGTATATTCAAATCACATTTTAAAGGCCAATATATTATCACTAGCGTAAAGTTTATCCTACATAAGCAAGCTAAGTTTGTGTTGCATTATGGCGCGATAGAACAGGAACTGCAAAACAACGGCATTAGCCACCCATCTCTTAAAGATGTGTCTCAAACCGTTTCGAGAATACGTGTTTCCAAACTGCCTGATCCTTCAACTATCGGCAATGCAGGCAGCTTCTTTAAAAATCCGGTTGTCAGCGCCAGCGACTTCGACAAACTGATTGCGCAATATCCTGCTGTGGTTAATTTCCCCGCTCCAAATGGAATTAAACTCGCCGCCGGCTGGCTTATCGAGCAATGCGGATGGAAAGGTAAAACCGTTGGCGAAACCGGTACCTGGAAAAATCAGGCGTTGGTATTAGTAAATCATGGCGGGGCAACCGGTCAGGACATTTATGCACTTTCGTCGCAAATCATAGACACTGTGTACACTAAATTTGGCGTTTTATTGGAGCGTGAAGTCAATATAATTGATTAA
- a CDS encoding phytoene desaturase family protein, with protein MDSPLQKHVVIIGAGFAGLSAAAFLGKEGYKVTVLEKNDQPGGRARVWEQDGFKFDMGPSWYWMPDVFEDFFKNFGHSVKDFYHLQRLDPSYRIYFGKDDLINIPADRNTLNDLFDEIEAGSSKKLDKFLKQAEYKYNVGMADYAHRPSKGLKEFFDLKLIKQSQGLHLLTSMRTHIRKFVKHPKLRQLLEFPVLFLGATAKDIPAMYSLMNYADLVLGTWYPQGGMGEIIKAMVAVAEENSVRIIYNAEVKEIVANGGIVSNVITNRGSIAADLVISGADYEHTEQQLLKKKDRRYSPKYWRSRKMSPSCLIFYVGVGKRVDGILHHNLFFDGDHDGHADDIYKAAKWPDEPSFYVCCPSKTDHTVAPPGCTNLFFLMPLAAGIEDTEALRATYFIKMLSRFEALASVSIRDNILVKRSYCVNDFVKDYHAYKGNAYGLANVLSQTAFMKPAIHSKKLRNLLYTGQLTVPGPGVPPAIISGEIAAKEAINYFGNQSK; from the coding sequence ATGGATTCACCTCTACAAAAACATGTTGTTATAATTGGGGCTGGCTTCGCAGGACTATCTGCAGCGGCTTTCTTAGGAAAAGAGGGCTATAAGGTAACTGTGCTCGAAAAAAACGACCAGCCCGGTGGGCGCGCCCGCGTTTGGGAGCAAGATGGATTTAAATTTGATATGGGCCCAAGCTGGTATTGGATGCCCGATGTTTTTGAAGATTTTTTTAAAAACTTCGGGCACTCCGTGAAAGATTTTTATCACTTGCAACGGTTAGACCCATCTTACCGCATTTATTTTGGGAAGGATGACCTTATAAATATTCCGGCAGACCGCAACACATTAAATGATCTTTTTGATGAAATTGAAGCCGGCAGCAGTAAGAAGCTGGATAAATTTTTAAAACAGGCTGAATATAAATATAATGTCGGAATGGCCGATTACGCTCACAGGCCTTCAAAAGGGTTAAAGGAGTTTTTTGATCTGAAGCTGATTAAACAAAGCCAGGGCCTGCACTTGCTTACCAGCATGCGTACCCACATCCGGAAATTTGTGAAACATCCAAAGTTAAGGCAACTGCTGGAGTTTCCGGTGCTGTTCCTTGGCGCTACAGCAAAAGACATCCCGGCTATGTATAGTTTAATGAATTATGCCGACTTAGTTTTAGGCACGTGGTACCCGCAAGGAGGCATGGGAGAGATTATCAAAGCGATGGTGGCTGTAGCTGAAGAAAACAGCGTGCGTATCATATATAATGCAGAAGTAAAAGAGATTGTCGCAAATGGCGGGATTGTTAGTAATGTGATTACCAACCGTGGCAGCATAGCTGCAGACCTGGTTATCTCCGGTGCAGACTATGAGCATACAGAACAGCAATTGCTGAAAAAGAAAGATCGCCGGTATTCACCAAAATATTGGCGGTCGCGTAAAATGTCGCCATCATGTCTCATATTTTACGTAGGCGTTGGTAAGCGGGTCGACGGCATATTACATCACAATTTATTTTTCGATGGTGACCATGATGGTCATGCAGATGATATTTATAAAGCAGCCAAGTGGCCTGATGAGCCATCCTTTTATGTTTGCTGCCCATCTAAAACAGACCATACAGTCGCGCCACCGGGTTGCACAAACTTGTTTTTTTTGATGCCGCTTGCAGCTGGTATAGAAGACACCGAGGCGTTAAGAGCAACGTATTTTATTAAAATGTTGTCAAGGTTTGAAGCATTAGCGAGTGTTTCGATTCGCGACAATATATTGGTTAAGAGGAGCTATTGCGTAAACGACTTTGTAAAGGACTACCACGCGTACAAAGGGAATGCGTATGGTTTGGCCAATGTGTTATCGCAAACAGCTTTTATGAAACCTGCTATTCACTCGAAAAAGTTAAGGAACCTGCTGTACACAGGCCAACTCACAGTGCCCGGTCCCGGGGTGCCGCCGGCTATAATTTCCGGAGAGATAGCAGCGAAAGAGGCAATCAATTATTTTGGAAATCAGTCCAAATAA